The Cucurbita pepo subsp. pepo cultivar mu-cu-16 chromosome LG18, ASM280686v2, whole genome shotgun sequence nucleotide sequence acttttaaaagttgaatagttgtttaaatttttttttttttttttgaagaaaacgAACCCGAGAAATTTAAACGAAACCCATATTGAATTTTaacacaaaatcaaatcttgtgaaaaaataattgcaaaaaaatgaaaaatttgtaTGCTAAAAGGTAAGAACAATAATTAGGGTTCTTGATATTGTgtgtcttttcttttggatatgTGTAGCTAGGGCATGCATTGTTCAACTCATGATGTATTAAACAAATCAATAAAGCTGTTTGTAAATGCTGAAAAAGGCTACCccttttactttctttcttgGTTTAATTTGAATGGTCCCATAGGAactttgtataattttttagtgatgagttaatatatttataccCTATACTGATGGATAATTAATGAATCGAGTcgtaaaaataggaaaaattaTTCAACCGTTCTACGtagattctaaaatttatatgcTTCTTAAGAACCATTAGATACAAACTCGAGATAATCGACTTCTCTTTCATACATCCAACAGtgcaagcagatattgtcctctctggacttcctctcaagactttaaaacgtctatgttagggagaggttttcacacccttataaagagtgttttgttctcctccccgaccgatgtgggatatcataatccaccccccttcagggcccagtgtcctcgctgtcactcgttcctttctccaatcgatgtgggacctctaccaaatccaccacccttcggggcccagtgtccttgctggcacaccacctcatgtctaccccccttgTGGGAACAACCTTCTCGCTAACACATCAccccgtgtctggctctaataccatttataatggcctagacccaccactaacagatattgtcctctttgggctatccatcaaagctttaaaacggatatgctaaagagaggttttcacacccttataaagagtgtttcgttctcctccccaaccaacatGAGATATCACACTTTTGGACATACGCATTGAGAAGAGGAAACCGTCATTCGTGCTCAGTCTATTTTGTAAACGTGTCGTCGAAAAAGCTCGTGCCACGTGGTCGAAAACACACcttaccttttccttttctatccTTTGACATATAGGCAAGATGGGAGAGGTTAAATAAATTCCTGTTGGCATCTTCTTTGCCTTTACCCATCACACTGTCATTTCTTGTGTTAAAGCTttgatctttcttcttcaacctcctCTTGATTTCTGGTCACACCTTCAAATGTAAGTTCATCATCCCCTTCTTTTACATTTATACATGttcttatatttctttaaGGCTTCcaacaaaaaccctaattttttttttcagatttaatttgattttttttcagattgattgattgattcaagaacaatgaagaaaccataaaattcaaacatgttgagaaactcaaaagaaaagggttttgaatcaaaagaagaaggaaaatataGGTTCCCCAAGGCTCCAACAAGCTCTAGGCAATGGTCAGGGTTTAGAAACCCAAGAATTGTGAGAGTTTCTCGTTCATTTGGTGGCAAAGATAGACATAGCAAAGTTTGTACCATTAGGGGCTTGAGAGATAGAAGGATAAGGCTATCAGTCCCTACCGCCATTCAACTCTATGATCTTCAAGACAAGCTCAAACTTGGCCAACCTAGTAAGGTCATTGACTGGCTCCTCGACGTCACCAAGCTCGATATCGACAAGCTCCCACCGTTGCAGATCCCAACCGGGTTCTCTCCGTTTCACCAACAGATGCTTTTCCCTccatatgatcatcatcatcattattattcttcttcttcttcttcttcttcttcccaatTTTGTAACTCGCTCCCTCTGCCCTTCGCCGTCGACGTGAAAGGCGATTCTACGGCGATCGAGAAAACGAAGATTTGGGATATGGATTTAGCGTTACAAGGAAAAGCTTCTTCATTAACTAAAGGGAAGTGGGTTGATGGAAGTAGTAATCAACATGTAGAAGATTACAATTTTACACCTTACAATACTTACAATTCTTCTCAATTTGGGAACAATAATGGAGTTTTTCCATCACAAATTGAGGCTCCAACGAGTTCATCATCTGCTTCTGCACTCTTCTTTACACCCTATGCTTCATATATTACAAACCCATTTGAAAGCCATATCCATTTCTTGAGCTCAAATCCCCATGCTTTGTCCAATCCCTTTGTGCCTTCAGCTCTCCACCCTTTTGCTTCACAGAACTTGAAACCCTTTTCAGCTGCAAGCTTCAACTTCAAGCAGCTTCTTCATGCAGCTGACGGTAATGGCGCCGACCGCTCCAATAAAGATGGGGCGGCTGGTGACTCATAGAACGGCCGAGGCAGATAGGGACGGAGCGAGGAAGGAAGGAGAGGAGAATTATGTATCCCTAGTTGTTCATCCTTGGAGGAAAAAGGTATTGTAAGCTATATTCAATTAGACATGCAATGTAATGTGTTAAGCGCTTTTGGATTCTTCAAAATACAAGTTAGAATGCAAGCTTTCTTGAGAAGAGCTTGTAGAAtgttatatattaattaattaaatagattgTATGTTGATTTACTCCTAGAATGTTAGCTATTATATGTTATATTGTATGttaggattgttgggagagagtcccacattggctaagtTAGAGAACGGTCGTGgttttataagtaaagaatacatcttcattggtatgagaccttttagggaaactaaaagcaaagtcaGATAGAGGTCGGTGATTCCTAACCTTATAAACTTAGTTTGAAAAGGAGAAGGATCTATAAACACATTTAGCATGTTTTTGGAAGGTTTGAATGgatcaaaaagaagaaatggattGAAATTGTGATGAACATAGAACAATATGATGGGTTAAGCTTGTGGAAAGGCTACTAATATGTTGATCTACAATCAGTCAATGAATTTTTCCCCTGACAATTAGTTATTTTGTTGTaagaaacaaggaaaaaacaaCAGAGAATCATCAAAGATGAACAGTTTGGAACTGTAGAAGACAGTAAGTAAGTGACATATTTTGGTGCACATTTGATTGATTCCTCATAAATATTGTAGGGACAGAAAAGGACCAAAAGGCAAACCTTTGAAAACTGCAACATAATGTTACactatattcttttaaaatgggAAGGCAGTGGAAGATTGTGcagcaagaaaaagaaaggaagaaaaatgggTAAGTTTCTTCTTTATGAGATTATGAGAATGAAAGATAATAATGTGTCTCTCAGGCAACAACATTGGTCACAAGATCCAAGACAAAACTGGAACACATAAATTAATCCTAAATACATATATGTTTTGTTGCATTCGACAAATCCCCTCTCCACCTCTCCACTGTCACTGTCcccatcatttttttcttctaaaaaatgaagaaacatATATATGTGGTCCTTCTCTATCATCTCTCTAGATAGGACGAGAAGGTAGAAAAGAACGAGGGATTTCTTAGTATGAACGATAGAACCATAAACTTTGAAATAgtaattattactattatcTAATTCATTAAACTATGTTCGGGTtgataaaaaatgatatgttCATGTGCTTAATTTAACCTTTAccttataaattaattaatttttaatggttCTAGCTTTGTTTATAAATGAATTATGGTTAAATACAGTTCTCATCTATAACTTTAAGAAGAGAAAACAAGCACAATTTTCGAGAACAAAAAAACGTCACCAACGACCTCTCCTCTCGATCATTGCTTTAGCTGTGGCTTTAGGCTTTTGGTTTGCATGCTGTGGGAGGCATGGGGATTGATGCCTTTTCCCATCTCATTATTCAAAATTGTGTGACCACTCACTCGTTGTTTCCCACCTCTGCTGtgttaaaagaacaaaagattcATCATTTAGTGTTTTATGTTAGGCATGTATTGttgtattcttttaaaatggCTGTATTTTGAACATATTTCTGTTCTGGCTCTTACAAAAACAGCCCCATATTTGTTGCAGGGGATCTCCTTTTTCTAACACAAGCAAAGAAAACTCAAAAGCTTCTCCCTTGAACTATGGCTTTTCCATTTGTTTACTCTACACTTTACTTCAGAAGAACAAATGAAACAAGTAACAGTTAGAAGTGCAGAAAGAGCAGTACACGTTTCACTGTAAGAAAGCAAATATCAAGGATGAAAAAATAGTAAGAATGCAAGCAAACTAGCCATTGTCAATGCATACCATATGGTTTATTTTGCCTAACCAAGTATTTGACATCGATTGCTCGACATCTAACACAATATCATAAACGT carries:
- the LOC111780483 gene encoding transcription factor TCP5-like, with protein sequence MLRNSKEKGFESKEEGKYRFPKAPTSSRQWSGFRNPRIVRVSRSFGGKDRHSKVCTIRGLRDRRIRLSVPTAIQLYDLQDKLKLGQPSKVIDWLLDVTKLDIDKLPPLQIPTGFSPFHQQMLFPPYDHHHHYYSSSSSSSSSQFCNSLPLPFAVDVKGDSTAIEKTKIWDMDLALQGKASSLTKGKWVDGSSNQHVEDYNFTPYNTYNSSQFGNNNGVFPSQIEAPTSSSSASALFFTPYASYITNPFESHIHFLSSNPHALSNPFVPSALHPFASQNLKPFSAASFNFKQLLHAADGNGADRSNKDGAAGDS